tactgggaacaccccacaagacctgttgTTTTGGAGATTCTCTGACCCAGTGGTCTAGCCACCACAATttgacccttgtcaaagtcgctcagatccttatgcttaaccatttttcctgtttccaacacatcaacctCAAGTACTGACTGGATGCTTGCTgactaatatatcccaccccttgacaggtgccattataACGAGAtaaacaatgttattcacgtcacctgtcaatagttttaaagttatggctgatcggtataTAACATAGATATAGTTTTGAGGGTCTGGCTTTGGAGGGAACACTAAAGGGAGTGGCTGTGTTtctttgaatttttattttaaatcatctAGCCTCGACTACCTTTCAGAAAACCCACTGGTGATATGTTTTATATTCCTGTTGTATTATGTTTTATGTTCTTTATTGTCTAACTATGTGCATTATAATGTTGTACATTGTGgctggtttttgtttgaatttttggGGATTTGAGATGCCGAGTATATACCCAGCATTTcccatttttaattaaaatcatcTTGTAAAACAGGCAGAAGCAGTCCTAGTTAGGTGCATGATATTTTCTAGCCATATTGTGTGCCTGACTGTGTATTGAGGGTCAGCAGTCACCAgagtatttatgcattaataAAGAGCGGAAGAGTAGTGGACTTGTTCTCTATAGTACTGTGTCCACAGAGGCAAGGAGGATACCTGTATGGCCCAGCTGGCTAAGAAGGATTACCTCAAGCAATCCATTCAGTGTACCCTTTATCAAACACTGTTCTACACTGGGTTTTATGCTCATAGGGTGCTGTCTGCTCACAGCAGAGCTGCTCAGTGATTATATAATCATCTTAGTGCCCTGGCTACCATTTGTGCTTAGTGACTTTGTGTTTTGCTTTAAGGTTGGCATCATTTTGCACTACTCTTCTCTCTCCACCATGCTTTGGCTGGTGCTCACTGCCAGGAATACTTGTAGTGAAGTCTCCAAGGCTCTGCCCCTCAATCAGGACAGGGATCCACCCATACAGCACCACCCCAAATTCACCATATTCAGGTAAATGGCCAAATAATGTTTCATGACATTGTGCTCATGAGTCACTAATTACTGATCTGCAAATAGTTGTAATAATGTGATATTTTAATCAAATGAGTCTATTGAGGCtattatttgacatttatttctCATGACTGTATTTGACCTGCACTAAAAGTGCATGTTCTTATGACTTAATCAGGCTGTGATTCAATTATGAGTGAAAAATCAGAGAGAAGATATAGTAGATAGTAGAAAGTGGAGAGGGGGAGGGTAGCACATGGGTATAATGGTCAGGTGCCCACAAACCTTTAGCTATATAGTGTATCTTTTTCTTTGCATTGTTATCTAGTTCTGTCCTTCTGGTCTGTTTTCAGATTTTATCTGTTCAGTAGTGGGATCCCTATTGTCATTGTTGGGGTCACAGCTGGCATTAGCCTGGATAACTATGGGAGCAGAGATGATGCCCTTTAGTGAGTACATGCTCTTTCTGCCTCCCTTCCACTCCACGTGTAAATTGTCTGCTTTGAGTAATTTGTTCAAAACAATCATCACGACTGGAAGTGAAACATTGGGCAAAGGTGCATGCAGAGAACACACAGACAAAATCTTCAGTTGCGTTTTTGTGGGTCTCTCAGCTCAGCAGCCCTGATATTTTGTGTTCTGTTTAGCATTAGTAGAATTTGCAGTGAGGCAGGAAATGGCTTCATGCAAGCATCACTGAATTACATGtcttaattaataaaaacaagttACTATGTGGTTTGTGATTTAATTAAGGAAAACAGTAATGACATTACTAAGTAGGTTGATgattttctctcactctgtctctgtctctcttcctcttgtgAAGTTGTTGGATGGCATGGGAGCCCAGTCTGGGAGGCTTCTATGGACCCACTGTATTCCTGGTGCTGGTCATGTGTATGTATTTCCTGTGCACATTTGTGCAGTTGAAGCGCCACCCAGAACGTAAGTATGAACTGAAGGCCATGACAGAGGAGCAGCAACGTCTGGCTGCTGCAGAAATCGGCCACTGCCATGCTGCTAGTGGAGAACCAGGAGAACAGGGGGACCATTCAGGTTGCATGGCCATCACTGCCTCCATGCTCGCCAATGAGCACTCCTTCAAAGCTCAGCTGCGGGCCACTGCTTTCACTGTCTTACTCTTCCTGGCCACATGGGCCTTCGGGGCATTGGCTGTGTCACAGGGCCATTATCTGGACATGATATTTAGCTGCTTATATGGGGCATTTTCAGTCACACTGGGACTCTTTCTGCTTATTCAGCACTGTGCTAAACGGGATGATGTGTGGCACCGCTGGTGGGCATGCTGTCCTTCTAAACTGAAAGTGGATGTGAATGGAGAGACAGCAGGAAGTAATGAAATTAAAAGTCACCTTGAGGCAAAGCAACCTTATGCAGGTAAACCTTTACTCTCCCCACACCTTCTCTCATCCTCACCACACTGTAATCCAAGCTCCCTGCCCACAGCTCAGATCCCCATGAGCCCATGCTGCTCCACTTTGTATAGCTCTTCTCCAGTGCTAGAAGGCTCCGCTcattctctatctctccctgATGAGTTACCCCGCCCCTCCCTGCCCCTGCAGAGCTGCCTGAAGGACAGGACTAAGTCACGCTCATTCAGTCGGCCACGGCCCTCCCTCAGGGACTACACCTTACACATGGCTTCAACCAGCTTGGATGGAAGTGTGCACAGCTCTCACCTGGATAGCCCTCACAGCATGCACTTAGAAAATCCCATCACTTGTCATACCTCACACTTGGAGAGCCAGCTCTCCTGCCATACCCCTCATCTGGACAACCAGCTGCGCTGCACCAGCCCTAGCATCCACATGGAAAGCCACAGAACACACCTGGACAGCCAGCTGCCTTGTCACGAGGGACACATCTGCCACAGACACATGTGCTGTGCCAAGGCAGAATCTTTCTCCAGCATTTGCTGTCCCAAAACAGATCTTTTTTCTGGTGCTTCCCAGGGAGAAGATACCAGCACAGATTCACTGATACACAGCAGCACCAAAATGACCGATAAAGAGGAGGACATTATGTTGCACTTGGATATCCCTCCTCCACGGGCCACTGTGCCAAGCTCTCAGGCTACTCTCAGCAGGAAGGGCACTCTCAGCCAGAGAGGGACGCTGAGCCACCATAGCAGCCTGCATGAGGACTATATGTTCAGCCCTGATTCCACAGGTAACATTAGGACAGGGCCATGGAAAAATGAAACCACTGTGTAGCCCTGCATATATCCTGTTTCTTCCCTGAGCTAAACTACTGCTAAACTACTGTGTAGTCCCAGGGCTGTAATCCAAAGCACCTCTGAATAAAACTACTGTGTAGTCCTTCCACTATGCGTTTCACCTGCACACACCCCAGTGCTTCACTTAACCACTAAATAGGACTTTGTGGCATTGAAAATATTTTAGGTTTCATACAATTTGCTGTTCACCATCAGTATACCTGCATGCACCTTGTTTATCTTTTTGTGCCACTTAAAATGGTTCCAACATACacaaatgtacatttaattGTTCTAGAGTGAGGTTTCCTAATGACTTTAGTGTGAGTGAATATGTGTTTGGGTGCATATGTTTGTGTGCATATCTACATATTTgcatgtggaaatatgcattcTAGAGTCAGGatatcagttaaaaaaaatttaagtggaGTGGAAATTTAAGTGGTTGAATTTAAATTCAAGTAGAGACTTTTTCAGTGGAAATCACCCTGTACTAGGAGGttatgtgtgtgattaaataaaattaactgGGAAATTACGGAGTAACTACAAAGTAAATCAAGTCAAAATCATGATTCAGGTCATGTTGATTTGccaaaatatatgaaaaatatcACGCAACCTGGAGTGAACCTGACTATTCTTGATGATGGAGTAAACCTGACAGTTATTGCTGTTGGAGATGTTAATGTAGCAACAACAATCAacattaaaaggaaaataaacaaatagtcTTCAGtctgttgccatggtgacagATAAAGAAGAGATGTACCAACCAGCATGAGTTCTTATACAATACACATTGTTTTTTCTCCAAATCACCCCAAATCATTAACCTTTGCGTGACTATATGTTACACATTGATCTGCTATTTTATGTTGCACTGAATTTGTCATGCAATTTTAGTgaaatagtgtgtgaatggtggaCACATTAGTTGTTAACAAATGTAAACCAAGTTGTTGATCATCAGCAGTTTTTAGATTGTTGTTTTAGAGAATACATTCTTCAGATTTGTCGGCCACCACATTCCCAAAGACTTAATTCCCcatgttttcttcttcattatttCTTATCAGTGTCAACCCAAATGATTGTCAATCAACTGAGTACAGAAGCTGGCAAGAAGGAAGATCTTGTCTGAAATTAACGCttattttaatgtgaaatgtTAACTAAAATAactgtaacattaaaataatgaaaaagatATTTGTCACCATCATAGAGAATATAGCAGTAACTTCACATTTTAGAGCTCATATCTAGTGTAGAATTGCAATCTGTCACACACAACCCACCACATTAAGTCTGTGAGGTATTATCTGGCTTTGGCTATATAATATGAATGACAATGAAATCAAATGTCAGTGTGGTTATTTGGAATAGTCTACCCACTGTTTTTGTCATGTTGTGCTTCTCTGTGAGCTCAGGGATCATGTCTAATTTTTTCACCAGTTACATGCCACATATACTGTAAATGCATGCAGTTACTGTACCTCCTACACCTTATTAACCACACTACAGGTCGTTAAAAGGAaagcaaaaataagaaaaaacacTGTCTTAATCTAACCTTTAAGTCTACAGATTCAATCAAATGCCActgtattttactttgagttcTGGAAAGGAAATAAAATTTGTCCAACTGTATTTTGATCTGTGTGCCAATCAGTATTTACATCCACATCTTTTTGATAGAACATGAAGTGCTGCATTACTCTTTGGAGAAAATACGAGATTTACAGTATGTTGTGACCTAACTCAATGTCagctattgtttattttatacatttgccACTTTTTccaataaatgtattttatcacCATATGCAAAAGTCCTCCATTATATCTCTAGTGGTATATTTGATCATATTGTTTATACAGTTTGATCTGAAGGTCCGTGTGTTTACTGCATTCTTGGCCCCTTTTTGGAGTTTGTGCTCATAATTACTTTATGTGCCTCGTGGGTTTGGACAGTTCCCTCTACACCGTGTCTCACCCCCTTTCATGCCTTCTCTTGTCGAGAGTTGGTGCAATAGGATCCACGAGGATGAAGGgagaagtctctatcaataaagcTTTCCatcttaataaatatttaagtatttaaatgAGTCCTTGCTCAGACACTTGCAGTAGCACCCCATAAAAACCTCTTATTTAGCTGAAAACATCTAAGTACCTTCTAGATAAAACTATAATGGGTATACTTACTGCAAATCAACAACAAAAGGAGAGAGTAAGAGAAAAAGAGCTTTTAGAATGTGGCTCTGATAGCAGAAACATAAATCCACTCAAACTACACAACTAATCTGTATGGCTTTGTGAGGGGCAAGGGTTGAGTTCACTGAACTAGCACTGGGTAGTGTCATTAAAATGTTCCATGTAGTTTAAGGCTTTCAGTTCATATTATATCAGCATGGCAGGGGCTGCTAATGCTCCTCACTGCCATCTGCTGTTCTGAGTCAATGCAGTTGTGACAAGCTTCAGGTCAATTATTTGTGTGACATTGTCAGAACCAGAACTGTTGGCTGGGTGCCAGATAGCagtgtttctttgttttctggACACCCTCACTGTTTTACCAAACTGAATATGATCATGCACCAACTCTCTTATTATGCCTGTGCCCATAAGAACCAAACAAGCGATATAGTACGTCAAATACTGTGGCAGCTATTTGACTTTCTAAGCCTGCTACAGTAATCTCAATTCAtcttttacttatttaattttttttaatcctattTCTATACAACATAAAAGAAGCTATTCACACTTAAGCACtatgatgtaaaaaatgaaactaagataaataatttgaaatattttcccACCTTTATTGTGATTTAGCAACCAACAGCACAAAGGGAAAACAAATAgcaatgtttcttttttttttttaaaaagaaaagtcttaaaataacctggttgcatgaAAGTGTAAAacccttaactaatactttgttaaagcacaatttgcttgtaatacagcaccTACAGCTTGTAAtatctttttgggtaagaatgaacccactttttaaaattctgttccactcttccttgcaaaaacaCTCTACAGCTATCAAATTACGAGGGGATGTCCTGTGCATAGCTCTGAAGTCATTACACAGGGTTTCAGTAGGATTTAGATTTGGGCTCTGACTGGCCCATTCCAAAACTTTGATCTTCctcttctgaagccattcctttgttaacttggatttgtgctttgggttgttGTCATGCTGCAAGgtgaattttcttttcttcatcttctgctgtctaacagaggcctgcaggttttaTGCTAAAATAGTTTGATATTTGAAGCTATCTATGATTTCCTCTATCTTAACTAGATAGGTCCAATctcagctgaagagaagcaacCCTGTAGCTTGattctgccaccaccatgcattACCATGgatatggtgttctttgggtgataagctgtcttgtttttgaGCCAAATATATCTTATACAATTATTGTCAAAAAGTTCTACCCCTGTTTTACCAGaccataaaacattttggcACATGGTTTGGGGTAATTTTGATTTGGGCTTAGATGTTTTCTTTAgcatgagaaagggcttccatctagccagccatctaccccatagcccagacaaatatgagagattgttatCTATTGCAGAGAGTGAgcagtacttgccagatattcctgcagcttctttcatgttgctgtaggtctcttggcagcctccctgataagtTTTCTTCTTGCCCTTATGTCACTTTTAGAGGGACATCCTATTTTTGTCACTGGGGTTCCCCATTTTCGCTAGTTGTTGATGATGGATCTCATGGTGCTCCATGGTACATTCAGTGTTTTGGAAAATCTTTTctacccctctcctgattgatacctTTTGGCAGTGAGGTCAAGTACATGCATTGGAAGTGCTTtccagaccatggcttcagtagTGAAA
This is a stretch of genomic DNA from Ictalurus punctatus breed USDA103 chromosome 13, Coco_2.0, whole genome shotgun sequence. It encodes these proteins:
- the adgra1a gene encoding adhesion G protein-coupled receptor A1 codes for the protein MLLCLLISILTYIIHHSVIRISKKGWHILLNVLFHTAMTFGVFAGGINQIKYPIICQVVGIILHYSSLSTMLWLVLTARNTCSEVSKALPLNQDRDPPIQHHPKFTIFRFYLFSSGIPIVIVGVTAGISLDNYGSRDDALYCWMAWEPSLGGFYGPTVFLVLVMCMYFLCTFVQLKRHPERKYELKAMTEEQQRLAAAEIGHCHAASGEPGEQGDHSGCMAITASMLANEHSFKAQLRATAFTVLLFLATWAFGALAVSQGHYLDMIFSCLYGAFSVTLGLFLLIQHCAKRDDVWHRWWACCPSKLKVDVNGETAGSNEIKSHLEAKQPYAGKPLLSPHLLSSSPHCNPSSLPTAQIPMSPCCSTLYSSSPVLEGSAHSLSLPDELPRPSLPLQSCLKDRTKSRSFSRPRPSLRDYTLHMASTSLDGSVHSSHLDSPHSMHLENPITCHTSHLESQLSCHTPHLDNQLRCTSPSIHMESHRTHLDSQLPCHEGHICHRHMCCAKAESFSSICCPKTDLFSGASQGEDTSTDSLIHSSTKMTDKEEDIMLHLDIPPPRATVPSSQATLSRKGTLSQRGTLSHHSSLHEDYMFSPDSTGNIRTGPWKNETTV